The following nucleotide sequence is from Caldibacillus debilis DSM 16016.
ATCCGGCGGGCGGCCGAGGCCGCCCACCGCCGCGGAAAAAAGGTGTACGTGTCGATGAACGCCCTCTTCCACAACGATCTCGTCGACGAATTGGCGGACTATGTCGCCTTTTTGCAGGAATGCGGCGCCGACGCCGTCATCTTCGGCGATCCCGCCGTTTTGATGACCGTCCGCGAAACCGCCCCGGGGATGAATCTGCACTGGGACCCGGAAATGACGGCGACGAACTGGTACAGCTGCAATTATTGGGGGAGGAAAGGGGCGAAACGGGCGGTCCTCTCCCGGGAGCTGAGCATGGATGAAATCTTGGAGATCAAAGCCCGCGCCGAAGTGGAGATCGAAGTGCAAGTACACGGCATGACCTGCATGTTCCATTCGAAGCGGAAACTGATCGGGAACTATTTCGCCTACCGGGGAAAGCAGCTGGCGGTCGAAAGGGGAGACGGTTTCCTCTTCCTCTTCGACAAGGAGCGCAACAATAAATATCCGATCTTCGAAGACGCAAACGGAACCCATATCATGAGCCCGAACGATATTTGCATCATCGACGAACTCGGTGAGCTGATCGAAGCCGGCATCGACTGCTTCAGGATCGACGGGATTTTTAAGGATCCCGCCTATTTAAGGGAAGTGACGAAGGCCTACCGGACCGCCGTCGACGCCTATTTGGAAAGCCCCGGAAAATACGGGCGGCTGAAAGGGGAGCTGCTTGCGAAGATTCAGGCGGTGCAGCCGAAAAACCGGCCGCTGGATACGGGGTTCTTTTTCAAGGAAACGGTCTATTAGAGGGGGGAAAGCCATTGACCGGGCCTGCTGCGGAAACCGTCCTCGAAAGGAAAGAAAAACGGGCGGTGAAAAAGCCGGAATTGCTGGCGCCTGCCGGGAATTTGGAGAAGCTGAAAGTCGCCGTCCTCTACGGGGCGGACGCCGTTTATTTGGCCGGCCGGGAATACGGCCTTCGTTCCAATGCGGACAATTTTTCCCTGGAGGAGATGAGGGAAGGGGTCCGGTTCGCCCGTCAACACGGAGCGAAAGTGTACGTGGCGGCGAATATTTACGCCCACAACGAAAACATCCCGGGGCTGGAAGATTATTTGCGGGCCGTTGAAGAGGCGGGGGTGGACGGCGTGATCGTCGCCGACCCGCTGGTTATCGAGACTTGCAAA
It contains:
- a CDS encoding peptidase U32 family protein, giving the protein MKRPEISVTPFSVEDIEPLIEAGADAFLIGEERYGLCLAGEFKREDIRRAAEAAHRRGKKVYVSMNALFHNDLVDELADYVAFLQECGADAVIFGDPAVLMTVRETAPGMNLHWDPEMTATNWYSCNYWGRKGAKRAVLSRELSMDEILEIKARAEVEIEVQVHGMTCMFHSKRKLIGNYFAYRGKQLAVERGDGFLFLFDKERNNKYPIFEDANGTHIMSPNDICIIDELGELIEAGIDCFRIDGIFKDPAYLREVTKAYRTAVDAYLESPGKYGRLKGELLAKIQAVQPKNRPLDTGFFFKETVY